One stretch of Pedobacter riviphilus DNA includes these proteins:
- a CDS encoding IclR family transcriptional regulator, producing MNEKESKYQAPALDKGLDILEYLSAQSIPLSQTEIAFGIEKTPNEIYRMLMSLESRGYILRDEVSGKYRLSLKLFYLSHRHSPIDELRKAAQFPLEELANSIRQSCHLSILYMNQVMVIIHAKSPGPIALSIEEGNLFPLPLTASGKVLLAYMPEAERSTTLKNNSIFKKYAKTQQEDFLTSLEDIQRTGSYFKNSDSVSGVTDLSVPIGINGNNGIIACLTISMLNAINVDQAIENDVILAEAYKCVKKIEQRIGV from the coding sequence ATGAACGAAAAAGAATCAAAGTACCAAGCCCCTGCTTTGGATAAAGGACTTGATATATTGGAGTATTTATCAGCACAATCTATCCCATTGTCACAAACTGAAATCGCTTTTGGTATTGAGAAAACGCCAAACGAAATTTACAGGATGTTAATGAGTTTGGAAAGTCGCGGTTATATTTTGCGCGATGAGGTTTCGGGCAAGTATAGGCTGTCGTTAAAGCTTTTTTACCTCTCGCACAGGCACTCGCCAATTGATGAACTGCGTAAAGCTGCGCAGTTTCCTTTAGAAGAACTGGCAAACAGCATTCGTCAATCGTGCCATTTGAGTATTTTGTATATGAACCAGGTTATGGTAATTATCCATGCCAAAAGCCCTGGGCCAATTGCGCTTTCTATCGAAGAAGGAAATCTGTTTCCATTGCCTTTGACTGCATCGGGCAAGGTTTTACTGGCTTATATGCCCGAGGCTGAGCGTAGCACAACATTAAAAAACAATTCCATTTTTAAAAAATATGCTAAAACCCAGCAAGAAGATTTTTTGACTTCGTTGGAAGATATTCAGAGAACTGGCTCTTATTTCAAAAATAGTGATTCTGTTTCTGGTGTAACCGATCTTTCGGTACCAATTGGTATTAATGGCAATAATGGAATTATCGCCTGTTTAACCATTTCGATGTTAAATGCGATCAATGTAGATCAAGCGATTGAAAATGATGTGATCCTTGCCGAGGCCTATAAATGTGTTAAAAAGATAGAACAACGGATTGGGGTTTAA
- a CDS encoding family 78 glycoside hydrolase catalytic domain, producing MSKLVIFSWLYLLSIPLFAQDIKVAQLDCAYRNNPLGIDVLSPALSWKLQSAKHNIMQTSYQIVVSSSLSNLNKNIGDVWDTKKVKSGQSLQIKYKGKKLLSSKTYYWKVRVWDNFGHESGWSASAFWQMGLLNTADWKGAKWIAYEKLADSNVNSLPTDGKKDKYIGNNILPMFRKGFTVTKTIKKATAFISGLGHFEMSLNGAKVGDDFLAPGWTKYDKEALYLTYDLTKQLKRGENAIGVMLGNGFYYIPPVKERYRKLKVAYGYPKMICRLLIEYTDGTSANIISNQSWKTAPSPITFSSIYGGEDYNANLEQKGWNLAGFNDSRWKSSLLADGPKLNAQKEQPVKIFENFSPQNINPVAHGEWVYDMGQNASAIIELKVRGKKGDTVSITPAELLKADGSVTQKNIGGPSYFTYILKGDGLETWRPKFFYTGFRYLQVKGAVPSGKENPSNQTVIEALKALHIRNAAEQVGKFSSSNKLFNKTFSLIDWAIKSNMMSVFTDCPHREKLGWLEELHLMGSSVRYNYNAAPLFKKALQDMKNSQLASGLIPEIAPEYVKFEWGGDMFRDSPEWGSSGILMPWYLYQWYGDKQAMVDYYPLMQRYINYLGTKANNHILSQGLGDWYDLGPKPPGVSQLTPMGVTGTAIYYYDLKILEKTATLLGKKADAMAYAKLALEVKNAFNNQFFDAKSRQYATGSQTANAMAVYMELVEEKHKNAVIENLVKDIRDRKNSLTAGDIGYRYVLRVLEDAGKSDVIFDMNSRSDVPGYGMQIAKGATALTESWAALPTVSNNHFMLGHLMEWLYSAVGGIRQAENSIAFKQIKIEPEVVGNLTSADVRYNSPYGKISCKWEKTDRTFTLEVNIPVNTTATIYFPVLPKYEISEEYNSTFTDAGIEAGKAKVAVGSGYYKFNLKYK from the coding sequence ATGAGCAAACTCGTAATATTTTCTTGGCTTTATCTGTTAAGCATTCCGCTTTTTGCGCAAGATATTAAGGTTGCTCAATTGGATTGTGCGTATCGGAATAATCCTCTAGGCATTGATGTTCTTTCGCCAGCTTTGAGCTGGAAACTGCAATCAGCTAAACACAATATCATGCAAACAAGCTATCAAATCGTAGTTTCTAGCAGTTTAAGCAATTTAAATAAAAATATTGGGGATGTTTGGGACACCAAAAAAGTAAAGTCTGGCCAATCGTTACAGATTAAATATAAAGGTAAAAAGTTATTATCAAGCAAAACCTATTATTGGAAAGTCCGTGTTTGGGATAATTTCGGGCATGAATCTGGCTGGAGCGCTTCTGCCTTTTGGCAAATGGGATTGCTCAACACAGCCGATTGGAAAGGTGCAAAATGGATTGCCTACGAAAAACTGGCGGATTCTAACGTAAATAGTCTGCCAACGGATGGTAAAAAAGATAAATACATTGGCAATAACATCTTGCCAATGTTCCGAAAAGGTTTTACGGTAACGAAGACAATTAAAAAAGCCACAGCTTTTATTTCTGGTTTAGGCCATTTTGAAATGAGTTTAAACGGAGCGAAAGTTGGCGATGACTTTTTAGCACCTGGCTGGACGAAGTATGATAAAGAGGCCTTGTACCTGACTTATGATTTAACTAAACAGCTTAAGAGAGGCGAAAATGCAATAGGAGTGATGCTGGGCAATGGCTTTTATTATATTCCTCCAGTTAAAGAAAGGTATAGAAAATTAAAAGTAGCTTATGGTTATCCGAAAATGATCTGCAGGCTGTTAATCGAATATACGGATGGAACTTCAGCGAATATCATCAGTAACCAAAGTTGGAAAACCGCGCCATCACCCATAACTTTTTCAAGCATTTATGGCGGTGAAGATTACAATGCCAACCTTGAGCAAAAAGGCTGGAATTTAGCAGGTTTTAACGATAGCAGATGGAAATCGTCGTTATTAGCTGATGGTCCGAAACTAAATGCCCAAAAAGAACAACCTGTAAAGATTTTCGAAAATTTTTCACCTCAAAATATTAATCCGGTTGCCCATGGCGAATGGGTTTATGATATGGGACAGAACGCTTCTGCAATTATCGAATTGAAAGTCCGAGGAAAAAAAGGCGATACTGTCAGTATTACCCCAGCCGAATTATTAAAAGCTGATGGTTCGGTAACACAAAAAAATATCGGTGGACCATCTTATTTTACCTACATTTTAAAAGGCGATGGTTTGGAAACCTGGCGTCCTAAATTCTTTTATACAGGCTTTCGCTACCTGCAGGTTAAGGGAGCTGTTCCAAGCGGCAAAGAAAATCCATCTAACCAAACAGTAATAGAAGCTTTAAAAGCTTTACATATCCGAAATGCTGCTGAGCAGGTGGGTAAGTTTTCATCCTCGAACAAGCTGTTCAATAAAACTTTCAGCCTGATCGATTGGGCGATTAAAAGCAACATGATGAGTGTTTTTACTGATTGTCCACACCGCGAAAAATTGGGATGGTTAGAGGAATTGCATTTAATGGGCAGTTCTGTAAGATATAATTACAATGCTGCACCTTTGTTTAAAAAAGCCCTGCAAGACATGAAGAACTCGCAATTGGCTAGTGGTTTAATTCCAGAAATTGCGCCTGAGTATGTAAAATTTGAGTGGGGTGGCGATATGTTCCGCGATTCGCCTGAATGGGGCAGCAGTGGCATTTTAATGCCATGGTACCTTTACCAATGGTATGGCGATAAACAGGCTATGGTTGATTATTACCCGTTGATGCAGCGTTACATTAATTATTTGGGCACCAAAGCAAATAACCACATTTTATCCCAAGGTTTAGGCGATTGGTATGATCTGGGACCAAAACCTCCCGGCGTTTCTCAGTTAACGCCAATGGGCGTTACGGGTACAGCCATTTATTATTATGATTTAAAAATTTTAGAAAAAACGGCTACGCTGCTGGGCAAAAAAGCCGATGCAATGGCCTATGCAAAACTTGCCCTTGAAGTAAAAAATGCATTCAACAATCAATTCTTTGATGCAAAAAGCAGACAGTATGCGACGGGATCGCAAACTGCAAATGCAATGGCGGTTTATATGGAACTGGTTGAAGAAAAGCATAAAAATGCAGTAATCGAGAATTTGGTTAAAGATATCAGAGATCGTAAAAACAGCTTAACAGCAGGCGATATAGGTTATCGTTATGTGTTGCGCGTTTTAGAAGATGCCGGGAAATCGGATGTGATTTTTGATATGAACAGCCGTTCGGATGTTCCCGGTTACGGGATGCAGATCGCCAAAGGAGCAACGGCTTTAACCGAATCGTGGGCAGCTTTACCAACCGTATCCAACAACCATTTTATGCTGGGGCACTTAATGGAATGGCTGTATAGTGCTGTTGGTGGTATCCGTCAGGCAGAAAACTCAATAGCTTTTAAGCAAATTAAAATCGAACCTGAAGTTGTAGGCAATTTAACCTCAGCTGATGTGCGTTACAATTCTCCTTATGGCAAAATCTCTTGCAAATGGGAAAAAACAGACCGAACTTTTACACTGGAGGTGAATATCCCGGTAAATACAACAGCAACAATTTACTTTCCTGTTTTGCCGAAATATGAAATCTCCGAAGAATACAATTCGACCTTTACGGATGCAGGAATAGAAGCTGGGAAAGCTAAGGTTGCTGTGGGATCAGGATATTATAAGTTTAATTTAAAGTACAAATGA
- a CDS encoding glycoside hydrolase family protein, whose translation MKKIILAFFLFVSALKLNAQTTNPVSAKTMEKIYQEIKTPYKYGLVMVPEDNQHKMDCPTVFRKGKFWYMTYLIFSGRGYETWLAKSKDLLHWENQGKLMSFGDAGHWDDNQKAGYNALLDTKWGGNYALNTFDGKYWMSYFGGKEKGYEVEPLSIGMAYTTKDPSMVQEWNRLDKPVLTSGDADVRWWENRNKFFKSTVIEDKQKLTGHRFVMYYNAVGDSLVNNKKTRWYERIGMAVSDDMVHWRRFNKNPVVHHPAGITGDAVIQNINGTWVMFYFGAFWQDRKGSFNRFAASNDLVNWTDWTGDNLIESSEKYDELYAHKSFVLKYKGTVYHFYCAVNKQDQRGIAVATSKDLGKSKLNFVSETKK comes from the coding sequence ATGAAAAAGATAATCCTCGCATTTTTCCTTTTTGTAAGTGCATTAAAATTGAATGCTCAAACCACGAATCCTGTTTCAGCCAAAACCATGGAAAAAATTTATCAGGAAATAAAAACGCCTTACAAATATGGCTTGGTAATGGTTCCTGAAGACAATCAGCATAAAATGGATTGTCCGACAGTTTTCCGCAAGGGGAAGTTTTGGTACATGACCTACCTTATTTTTAGTGGTCGTGGTTACGAGACCTGGCTGGCAAAAAGTAAAGATTTATTGCATTGGGAAAATCAGGGTAAACTGATGTCGTTTGGAGATGCAGGTCATTGGGATGATAACCAAAAAGCGGGTTATAATGCTTTATTGGATACCAAATGGGGCGGAAATTATGCCCTGAACACCTTTGACGGCAAATATTGGATGTCGTATTTCGGAGGTAAAGAAAAAGGTTACGAAGTAGAACCATTATCTATCGGAATGGCTTATACCACAAAAGATCCATCAATGGTCCAAGAATGGAATAGGCTGGACAAACCCGTTTTGACTTCGGGTGATGCAGATGTACGTTGGTGGGAAAACCGGAACAAATTTTTTAAAAGTACGGTGATTGAAGATAAACAAAAATTAACGGGACATCGGTTTGTAATGTATTACAATGCTGTGGGCGATTCTTTGGTTAACAATAAAAAAACACGCTGGTACGAACGGATCGGTATGGCCGTTTCTGATGATATGGTTCATTGGCGGCGGTTCAATAAAAACCCTGTTGTTCATCACCCCGCTGGCATTACAGGAGATGCTGTAATTCAAAACATTAATGGAACCTGGGTAATGTTTTACTTCGGTGCTTTCTGGCAAGACAGAAAAGGTTCATTTAACCGGTTTGCAGCCTCAAATGACCTGGTAAACTGGACCGATTGGACCGGTGATAACCTGATTGAGTCGTCAGAAAAATACGATGAATTATACGCGCATAAATCTTTTGTACTGAAATATAAAGGCACGGTGTATCATTTTTATTGTGCGGTTAACAAACAAGATCAGCGTGGCATTGCCGTGGCTACATCGAAAGATTTGGGTAAGAGTAAGTTGAATTTTGTAAGCGAAACAAAGAAATAA
- a CDS encoding alpha-L-rhamnosidase-related protein, with product MKNLKKLILLTIFTCSAAQLFAQKASWIWYPGDFDIYMSNVMQNRRTERGSFFPVFWKMDSHYVLVDFHKEFNLAQSEEVKLFVEGTYNVKIDGQAIAGFPKSIQIPTGKHKLSLKVYNQAHVPAIFVQGKTIVSDETWLTTFEDKEWIDASGKTSDKSGTTFVSAGSWNLTDPTQLPSQFKLPVKGIAAVSRKKNEGGEVLDFGKETFGFIKVHGLKGKGRLSLFYGESAEEAYSEDKCETLDYVDIDLAVKKDSIMPLSKAFRYVNRQTTGNVTVDSISMLYEYSPVTERGSFKSSDEELNKIYDVAKYTFHLNTREFFIDGIKRDRWVWSGDAYQSYLMNYYSFFDAPTVKRTLLAQRGKDPVTAHINTIMDYSFYWFLGIYDYYKFTGDKKFVQDIYPRMQSLMTYIDGRKNKNGLLEWMPGDWIFIDWADKLSKDGEVSFEQLLYARSLETMALCAKLANDTEGITKYEKQAKELKSKIFELYWNQNKSALVHSRIDDKQTDNVTRYANMFGIFFDYFTPEQKLAVKKNVLLNDQIAKITTPYMRFYELEALCAMGEQPYVLKEMKNYWGGMLKLGATSFWEEYNPDKKGTEHLAMYGRPFGKSLCHAWGASPIYLLGKYYLGVQPTTPGYETYMIEPNLGGLAWMEGKVPTANGDISVFCSKKEIKISSPTGVGQLKIKSKTKPVVKGAKVKEVSKGIYEVMIEKGKDYHMKYSG from the coding sequence ATGAAAAACTTAAAAAAACTTATCCTCCTCACCATTTTCACCTGCTCGGCAGCACAACTTTTCGCGCAGAAAGCTTCATGGATCTGGTATCCGGGCGATTTCGATATTTACATGAGCAATGTGATGCAGAACCGCAGAACTGAAAGAGGATCTTTTTTTCCTGTCTTCTGGAAAATGGACAGTCATTATGTGTTGGTCGATTTTCACAAAGAATTTAATCTTGCTCAATCTGAAGAGGTTAAGTTGTTTGTAGAAGGCACTTACAACGTTAAAATCGATGGTCAGGCCATTGCCGGCTTTCCAAAAAGCATTCAAATTCCTACAGGAAAGCACAAATTGAGTTTAAAAGTTTATAACCAGGCACATGTTCCGGCAATTTTTGTTCAGGGTAAAACGATAGTTTCTGATGAAACCTGGCTTACTACTTTCGAAGATAAAGAATGGATTGATGCGAGTGGAAAAACCTCCGATAAATCGGGAACCACTTTTGTTTCAGCAGGCTCATGGAATTTAACTGATCCAACTCAATTGCCATCACAGTTTAAATTGCCTGTTAAAGGTATTGCCGCGGTAAGTAGAAAAAAGAATGAGGGGGGAGAAGTATTAGATTTTGGAAAAGAAACTTTTGGCTTCATTAAGGTTCATGGTTTAAAAGGTAAAGGCAGATTGAGTTTATTTTATGGTGAATCTGCTGAAGAAGCTTATTCTGAAGATAAATGTGAGACTTTAGATTATGTGGATATTGATTTGGCTGTGAAAAAGGATTCCATTATGCCACTTTCGAAAGCATTTAGATATGTGAACCGTCAAACAACTGGAAATGTAACAGTCGATTCTATTTCCATGCTATATGAGTATTCACCAGTAACAGAACGCGGAAGTTTTAAATCTTCGGATGAGGAGCTCAACAAAATCTACGATGTGGCCAAATATACCTTCCATTTAAATACCCGCGAGTTCTTTATCGATGGGATAAAACGCGATCGCTGGGTGTGGAGTGGCGATGCTTATCAAAGTTATTTGATGAACTATTACTCGTTTTTTGATGCACCAACTGTAAAACGGACTTTATTGGCTCAGCGTGGAAAAGATCCCGTAACGGCGCACATCAATACCATTATGGATTACTCTTTTTATTGGTTTTTAGGGATTTATGATTACTATAAATTTACCGGCGACAAGAAGTTTGTACAAGATATTTACCCGCGGATGCAGTCGCTAATGACTTACATCGATGGAAGAAAGAATAAAAATGGCCTGTTAGAATGGATGCCTGGTGACTGGATTTTTATCGATTGGGCAGATAAACTGAGTAAAGATGGTGAAGTAAGTTTCGAACAGTTATTATACGCCAGGAGTTTAGAAACCATGGCTTTATGTGCCAAGTTAGCCAATGATACAGAAGGTATTACGAAATATGAGAAACAAGCAAAAGAACTGAAAAGCAAAATTTTCGAACTTTACTGGAACCAAAACAAAAGTGCTTTGGTGCACAGTCGTATTGATGATAAACAAACCGATAATGTAACCCGTTATGCCAATATGTTTGGGATCTTCTTTGATTATTTTACGCCTGAACAAAAACTGGCCGTTAAAAAGAATGTGTTACTTAACGATCAGATTGCAAAAATTACCACCCCATACATGCGTTTTTACGAGCTAGAGGCATTGTGTGCAATGGGCGAACAACCTTATGTATTAAAGGAAATGAAAAATTATTGGGGTGGCATGTTAAAATTGGGCGCAACTTCTTTTTGGGAGGAATACAACCCAGATAAAAAGGGAACCGAACACTTGGCTATGTACGGTCGCCCGTTTGGAAAAAGCCTTTGTCATGCTTGGGGAGCCAGCCCGATTTATTTATTGGGAAAATATTATCTAGGAGTACAACCTACAACACCAGGCTACGAAACCTATATGATTGAACCTAATCTGGGTGGCTTAGCCTGGATGGAGGGCAAAGTCCCAACAGCGAATGGCGATATTTCAGTGTTTTGCAGCAAGAAAGAAATCAAAATTTCTTCTCCAACAGGTGTAGGTCAACTAAAGATAAAAAGCAAAACCAAACCAGTTGTGAAAGGTGCTAAAGTAAAAGAGGTTTCGAAAGGAATTTATGAAGTGATGATTGAAAAGGGAAAAGATTATCATATGAAGTATTCGGGATAA
- a CDS encoding glycoside hydrolase family 2 TIM barrel-domain containing protein yields MKRLSNFNVVFFLVLGLCASRHCEARSNPNAKERPTHNSKIALCLAMTTNRDKIRHEPRIRTSFNKDWKFLLGDEPNAKSPAYNDLKWRKLTLPHDWSIEGKFDEKNPAKPEGGGLPTGIGWYRKEFTAPANFKDRLITIEFDGVYKNSEVWINGQYLGKRPYGYSSFSYEISKCLKAGKNIIAVKVDNSAQPDSRWYSGSGIYRNVWLTSAAKVSIKRNGTFVKTFLISGDKGQSNESRKLKPGESIASVNAEIEIENKFNTKGTYTILTTILDDKNIQLQKKEWPLHTSETSTTMAINGLGIANPKMWSVDHPNMYKLVVEIAQADGKIIDQYTTPFGVREFNFDAAKGFSLNGKPMKILGVCLHHDLGALGAAVNVRAMERQLEIMKAMGVNAIRTAHNPPAPEFLNLCDKMGFLVMDEAFDMWVKKKTKNDYHLDFPAWHKKDLEDMIKRDRNHPSIVLWSIGNEIREQFDSTGIASTKELVGIVKNLDKSRPVISALTETKAEKNFIYQANALDIYGLNYNHKLYKDFPKNYPGVKFLATETTSALETRGFYDTADTIRRWPKDGKTKFTEGNNEWSASAYDNVSAYWGSTHEETWAAAKKYDHVSGLFVWTGFDYLGEPLPYPWPARSSYFGIVDLAGFPKDSYYMYQSEWTNKPVLHLLPHWNWKQGKSVEVWAYYNNADEVELYLNGKSLGKKSKQGDDLHVRWNVPFEPGTLKAVSRKNGKDVLVREVKTAGDPTKIELIADRKNIKADGKDLSFVTVRVLDAAGNVVPNADNLVDFKVEGAGFIAGVDNGFQASLEPFKASYRKAFHGLCLAILQSTEKTGTIKLTASSAGLTSSSIIIKTGK; encoded by the coding sequence ATGAAGAGGCTAAGTAATTTTAATGTTGTATTTTTTTTAGTATTGGGTCTGTGTGCATCCCGTCATTGCGAGGCACGAAGCAATCCTAATGCGAAAGAACGGCCAACCCATAATAGTAAGATTGCTTTGTGCCTCGCAATGACGACCAATCGAGATAAGATTAGGCATGAACCCCGCATCAGAACCAGCTTTAACAAAGATTGGAAATTTCTTTTGGGAGACGAACCAAATGCAAAATCCCCAGCATATAACGATCTTAAATGGAGAAAACTCACTTTACCGCACGATTGGAGCATTGAAGGAAAATTCGATGAGAAAAACCCTGCAAAACCTGAGGGAGGTGGTTTACCAACAGGCATTGGCTGGTACAGAAAAGAATTTACAGCTCCTGCCAATTTTAAGGATAGATTAATCACAATCGAATTCGACGGCGTGTATAAAAACAGTGAAGTTTGGATCAATGGTCAGTATCTGGGCAAAAGGCCTTACGGCTACAGCTCTTTTTCTTACGAGATCAGCAAATGCTTAAAAGCTGGGAAAAATATCATTGCAGTTAAAGTTGATAATTCGGCACAGCCTGATTCGCGCTGGTATTCGGGTTCGGGGATTTATAGAAATGTATGGCTTACATCTGCAGCAAAAGTTTCGATCAAACGCAATGGCACTTTTGTGAAAACCTTCTTAATCAGCGGCGATAAAGGTCAAAGCAACGAAAGCAGAAAATTAAAACCTGGTGAAAGTATCGCGTCGGTAAATGCGGAGATCGAGATTGAAAATAAATTCAACACAAAAGGCACTTATACAATCCTGACGACCATTTTGGATGATAAAAATATCCAATTGCAAAAAAAGGAATGGCCACTCCACACCAGTGAAACTTCTACAACAATGGCAATTAATGGTCTTGGGATAGCTAATCCTAAAATGTGGTCAGTTGATCATCCGAACATGTACAAGTTGGTGGTGGAAATTGCACAGGCTGATGGGAAGATTATTGATCAATATACAACACCTTTTGGCGTTCGTGAATTCAATTTTGATGCAGCTAAAGGTTTTTCGTTAAACGGAAAACCAATGAAAATTTTAGGTGTTTGTTTACACCACGATTTAGGTGCCCTGGGTGCTGCCGTGAATGTGAGGGCAATGGAACGTCAGCTGGAAATAATGAAAGCAATGGGGGTGAATGCCATCCGTACAGCGCATAATCCACCTGCACCTGAGTTTCTAAATTTATGCGATAAAATGGGCTTCCTCGTTATGGATGAGGCTTTCGATATGTGGGTGAAAAAGAAAACCAAAAACGATTACCATCTCGATTTTCCAGCATGGCATAAAAAAGATCTGGAAGATATGATCAAACGAGATCGTAATCACCCGTCGATTGTCCTTTGGAGCATCGGCAACGAAATCCGCGAGCAGTTTGATAGTACAGGCATTGCGAGTACCAAAGAATTGGTTGGCATCGTTAAAAACTTAGATAAAAGCCGGCCTGTAATCTCAGCTTTAACAGAAACAAAAGCTGAAAAGAATTTTATCTACCAAGCCAATGCGCTGGATATTTATGGATTAAACTACAACCATAAACTGTATAAAGATTTTCCTAAAAATTATCCTGGCGTTAAGTTTTTAGCTACAGAAACCACTTCGGCTTTAGAAACCAGGGGATTTTACGACACAGCCGATACCATCCGTCGTTGGCCAAAAGATGGAAAAACGAAATTTACAGAGGGAAATAACGAATGGTCGGCATCCGCTTACGACAATGTTTCAGCCTATTGGGGTTCTACACACGAAGAAACCTGGGCAGCAGCTAAAAAATACGACCATGTGTCTGGCTTATTTGTGTGGACAGGTTTCGATTATCTGGGTGAGCCACTACCATATCCATGGCCAGCAAGAAGTTCATATTTCGGTATCGTCGATTTGGCAGGTTTCCCGAAAGATTCATATTACATGTACCAAAGCGAGTGGACAAACAAACCTGTGTTACACCTTCTGCCTCATTGGAACTGGAAACAAGGAAAATCTGTAGAAGTTTGGGCCTATTACAACAATGCCGATGAGGTAGAATTGTACCTGAACGGAAAATCACTAGGAAAAAAATCAAAACAAGGCGATGATTTACATGTCCGCTGGAATGTGCCTTTTGAGCCTGGAACCTTAAAAGCAGTATCCCGCAAAAACGGTAAAGATGTTTTAGTACGTGAAGTGAAAACCGCAGGAGATCCGACGAAAATTGAATTAATCGCGGATAGAAAAAATATTAAAGCGGATGGTAAGGATTTATCGTTTGTAACCGTTCGCGTTTTAGACGCTGCTGGTAACGTAGTGCCAAATGCGGATAATCTGGTTGATTTTAAGGTTGAAGGTGCTGGTTTTATTGCTGGTGTTGATAATGGGTTTCAGGCAAGTTTAGAGCCTTTTAAAGCCAGTTACCGTAAAGCTTTCCATGGTTTATGTTTGGCCATTCTTCAATCGACAGAAAAAACCGGAACCATAAAATTAACAGCTTCATCAGCTGGTTTAACATCATCATCGATAATTATAAAAACAGGAAAATAG
- a CDS encoding sodium:solute symporter family transporter, whose protein sequence is MGNIVERLTSLDYFIVIAYLIILIIIGYRASFSKKKNDDETLFLANKSLNWSSIGFNMWGTNVGPSMLLAFASIGYSTGIVAVNFDWYAFIFLFLLAIVFAPKYLAAKVSTMPEFMGNRYGDSTQNILAWYALVKILISWLSLGLFAGGFLVRQILGIPMWQSVTVLVAFAGLFTFFGGLKAIAKVNVFQMILLIAVSLSLMLLGLNKVGGISALYAKTPHHFWNLIQPVSDPKYPWYAILLGYPVAAVAFFCTDQSMVQSVLGAKNLKQGQLGVSFIGWLKILSLPLFIGTGILCYVLFPGLKDPNEAYMTMVTNLFPPGMNGLVIVVLIAVLVGTIGSSLNSLSTVFTMDIYVKKINPQASNKQIIRIGRWAVVAGCIFAVIVVLAIDNIKGLNLFDVFQSVLGFIAPPLSVVFLLTVFWKRTTRKAVNFTLSIGSILSLGVGVTYLWILPSDKYTFWPHYLMLSFFIFAGLMIIAILISLLDRSPSIYTVNEEHQANIEKPAKSVWISWIALAIIMVTLYIFFNGH, encoded by the coding sequence ATGGGAAACATTGTAGAACGATTAACCAGTTTAGATTACTTTATCGTAATTGCTTACCTCATTATCCTGATCATCATTGGTTATCGAGCCAGTTTTTCTAAAAAGAAGAACGATGATGAAACCCTATTCCTGGCCAATAAATCATTAAACTGGAGCAGCATAGGCTTCAACATGTGGGGTACCAATGTTGGTCCGTCGATGTTATTGGCTTTTGCCAGTATTGGCTATAGTACTGGTATCGTAGCAGTTAATTTCGATTGGTATGCTTTTATCTTTTTATTCTTACTGGCCATTGTTTTTGCCCCAAAATATCTTGCCGCCAAAGTGAGTACCATGCCCGAGTTTATGGGCAACCGTTATGGCGATTCTACACAAAATATCCTCGCCTGGTATGCGCTGGTTAAGATTTTAATCTCGTGGTTATCACTCGGTTTGTTTGCTGGAGGTTTTTTGGTCCGTCAGATTTTGGGTATACCCATGTGGCAATCGGTTACCGTATTGGTCGCTTTTGCAGGACTGTTTACCTTTTTCGGCGGTTTAAAAGCCATTGCTAAAGTCAATGTTTTCCAAATGATATTACTCATTGCCGTTTCACTTTCTTTAATGCTTTTAGGCTTGAACAAAGTTGGTGGCATTTCTGCGTTGTATGCAAAAACGCCACATCATTTCTGGAATTTAATTCAGCCGGTAAGCGATCCAAAATATCCATGGTATGCCATTTTATTGGGCTATCCGGTTGCAGCTGTAGCCTTTTTCTGTACCGATCAATCGATGGTTCAATCGGTTCTGGGTGCTAAAAACTTAAAACAAGGGCAATTGGGCGTGAGTTTTATTGGCTGGTTAAAAATCCTTTCCCTACCGTTATTTATTGGAACAGGAATACTTTGTTATGTGCTTTTTCCTGGCTTAAAAGATCCGAACGAAGCGTATATGACCATGGTAACCAATTTATTCCCGCCTGGTATGAATGGCTTGGTAATCGTTGTACTGATTGCGGTTTTAGTGGGTACCATAGGATCTTCTTTAAACTCATTAAGTACCGTTTTTACGATGGATATTTATGTGAAGAAAATCAACCCACAGGCGAGTAATAAACAAATTATCCGCATTGGCCGATGGGCAGTTGTTGCAGGATGTATTTTCGCGGTTATAGTGGTTTTGGCCATCGATAATATCAAAGGATTGAATTTATTCGATGTTTTTCAATCGGTTTTGGGCTTTATTGCGCCGCCGCTATCAGTCGTGTTTTTACTCACCGTTTTCTGGAAAAGAACCACAAGAAAAGCGGTGAATTTTACACTTTCAATCGGCTCAATTTTAAGCTTGGGCGTTGGGGTTACTTATCTCTGGATTTTGCCATCGGATAAATACACTTTCTGGCCCCATTACCTGATGCTTTCGTTTTTCATTTTCGCAGGATTAATGATCATCGCGATTTTGATTTCTTTACTGGATAGATCGCCAAGTATTTACACGGTTAATGAAGAACACCAGGCCAATATCGAAAAGCCAGCCAAATCGGTCTGGATTTCGTGGATAGCGCTTGCAATCATAATGGTTACACTTTACATTTTCTTTAATGGGCATTAA